A single genomic interval of Spinacia oleracea cultivar Varoflay chromosome 6, BTI_SOV_V1, whole genome shotgun sequence harbors:
- the LOC110791564 gene encoding protein FAR1-RELATED SEQUENCE 5-like → MEDDLIDLNIDLNCAIEEKLYNYDENLENHREVYDVEDEDEGTSQQVMVANQCIEEGSIIHSIDTNHSIFENPNNEQEENIDKELDGSLIGEARKTTDEIYDLYCKHAAIIGFSVRKGKNRYKEGTTIVNGKYFYCSAAGIRDPPKNKELKNEDDQSDAKKKEMRKRVMITRTKCEAQIFAKKNENGDFEIEKHVVVHNHPLTREISNYLHRSERQMTEPKKEAIEAMSECGLRPIESYRYMSTETGGDDCVGHTMIDHLNYCYKLKMKQIDGKDSQTLVNKLYDIQSIDPEFFFRVRLNAEGKVECLFWRDSMMREDYKIYGDVLVFDTTFRTNKYNLICAPFVGINNHWKNTMFACAFIGDETT, encoded by the exons ATGGAGGACGATTTAATCGATTTGAATATCGATTTAAATTGCGCAATAGAAGAAAAATTGTATAATTATGACG aaaactTAGAGAATCATAGAGAAGTATATGacgttgaagatgaagatgaaggcaCATCTCAGCAAGTTATGGTTGCAAATCAATGTATTGAAGAAG gTTCAATAATACATTCAATTGATACAAACCACAGCATCTTTGAAAATCCAAATAATGAGCAGGAAGAAAACATTGATAAAGAATTAGATGGCAGTTTAATTGGAGAAGCAAGGAAAACAACCGATGAGATTTATGATCTATATTGCAAACATGCTGCTATTATTGGTTTTAGTGTACGAAAAGGGAAGAatagatataaagaaggaaccaCAATTGTTAATGGAAAATACTTCTACTGCTCTGCTGCTGGAATAAGAGACCCTCCTAAAAACAAAGAACTCAAAAATGAAGATGATCAATCAGATGCAAAGAAGAAAGAAATGAGAAAGAGGGTTATGATAACAAGAACAAAATGTGAAGCTCAAATATTTGCAAAGAAGAATGAAAATGgagattttgaaatagaaaagcaTGTAGTGGTACATAATCACCCATTGACAAGAGAAATAAGTAATTATCTCCACCGATCGGAACGACAAATGACAGAACCTAAAAAAGAAGCTATTGAGGCAATGTCAGAATGTGGTCTAAGACCAATTGAGTCTTATAGGTATATGTCAACAGAAACTGGCGGAGACGACTGTGTAGGTCATACGATGATTGATCATCTAAACTACTGCTACAagttaaaaatgaagcaaattgATGGCAAGGATTCACAAACACTAGTGAACAAACTGTATGACATACAATCAATAGATCCCGAGTTCTTTTTCAGAGTAAGACTCAATGCTGAAGGAAAAGTTGAGTGCCTATTTTGGAGGGATTCTATGATGAGAGAAGATTACAAAATATATGGAGATGTTCTAGTTTTTGATACTACATTCAGAACCAATAAGTACAATCTCATATGTGCTCCATTTGTTGGTATCAATAACCATTGGAAAAACACAATGTTTGCTTGTGCTTTCATTGGGGATGAAACCACATAA